Part of the Drosophila pseudoobscura strain MV-25-SWS-2005 chromosome 2, UCI_Dpse_MV25, whole genome shotgun sequence genome, TAGAGATTTATTTGCCAGACAATCCTATACCTCTATTTCTACATATTCTTCAAGTCTTTGTTGGAGGGGTCTTTAATCGCTTTCTATAAATAGCCAATCCTTggcaattaaatggaaaaattacaaaaagaaataaaagctCGAaactcttttcttttgttcgAGTGACGCGAGTTAGCCTGTCAAATTTCATGAATGAACCCTCAAGCGCAATTCAAGAAAAAGTCGAGAAAAACCGCAAAGAAAAGCCCTATGCACAGAAATAGGAGCTTCGTCAAGTTGGCCCACGAAATTGGGTTCTAaaatagccagagccagtcaTGAAATAGGCGAAAAATAGCTCCACGAGTAGCCAAATGGCGCAAACTCTACCCGGAGCTCGttgctctctttctcgccCGGTCTATGGCCCATTGGGTGTCTCTTTTTGTGGCATAGGCCAGTCCGCGTCACGCTGCTCGTCGCCTGATTACTTTTGATGAATGAAAAGCTTTCTGTTTTGGCTTGCCGCTATCTGCGTGGCGTGTAGAGTGAGTAAAATGTGAGGAACAATTTCTTCCCTGCCCCCAGCCACAAAGCCTTTCGCTGTAGTTGTAAAACAGAGAAAGCCACTGACGTCCTGGCCCCATGCATAGTAAAAGCTTGCTTACAGTGTGTGTGCGCTcgtagctgtatctgtgtctatgcctgtgtgtgtcggagtggagtgggtggGATCCCGAGCGTCACATGTCTTTTTTGGGCGGCATGACTAATATAAGCAAATGCCTAGCGCGTCGCAGGATCTGCCGTACATTTGGCGACATGCCAGTGCAGATACGCATTCTTGGCTAAATGTGTCTGTAACTGGTAATGGCTGCTTTTTACCGGCAGATACGGCCAAGGGGTATGCTGATGTCGTCACTGAACCGATAGAATCATACAGCGTAGAGTGTGAGTGTTTTCATTGTTCATTTTATTGCTTCGAgcttgtattttttggtagaaacgagggggaacgttaagagttgctgcggcgaccgcaactctacatttatacccgatacttagtcagaaTGGCTATCCTCCATCAGTCGGCGTTAACATtgcacgacacgacaaagagtgcaacaatcagtctgagcgtggcTATAATAAAAAACCggtctgatccagattcggcaatctgatATAGTAAGCGGTTTGGgggaaagttttgaaataaatatacatttaatAGTGACATAGTGTCATATTACAGAAgtttggatacaaaatgtcgttgctctagctcttatagtctttgagcactaggcgctcatagggacggactgACCGacaaacgattccttctggacgttacacacatcacaccacaaatctaatatacccctatactcattttaagtatcgggtataaaaagagacTATAGAAACAAAGGCAAACGTTGCGTATGACAGATTGAACTTTGGCCTCATGCTTGGAGTTCTGCTTCAACGATTCAACATTTGCAAGATGTTGCTGTTTGTTCACTGTGGGTGGTAAACGTCATAGCTTTTGACGTGGTTGTGTCGCAGCTCGTCTAAATTTGACTCGAATTggaaaaaaatagagaaaCTTTTCGGCATTCTCGAAATCTCAAACAACCCCGAAGCGTCTCGAAAACAACAATGGATGCTGCTGAAATCTCTTGTAGTTGATTCATTGTTTATGCTGTTTTTGGAGTTATTTATTCTAATAATTAAAAGGTGTATTTTATAAATTCATTGCAGATTCATAATGTTCGAattaataatcataaatatataaaatatttgttgctGGTCTTAAAATTTCTTTGCAAATTTCtggaacatacatatgtatgtacaaatatatgcaTTTGAAtgtggtatgtgtgtgtttggtttcGGCACACGCCTGGCATCTACCGAATGTGCCATCATTAGTTTTGTCATAGTCATAAATCATGCGCCCTCCTTGAGCAGCAACCGTAGCCGGCAGCACGCCaaggatggctggatggccgGATGGCAGAATGGCCGGATAGCAGGGAAACATACACGATATGGCTGCATTGCTAATAAAGTCACGTAGCAGAGCTTTTGACAGTCAAGTGTCACATGCTCCGTCTACAATCCTTGGGGTATGGCCATTATTATACGCTGCTTAACATGTCCAATTATAGAAGAACTTCTTGGAATCAAACCAAGGAACTCCGTAAGATTATCCCATTTAAATCTGTTTCcttcaaaataaatttaattgcgAGAACTGTACACAAAATTGGGCTGAAAATTATGCCAAAACATACGCAAGGACAAAACGCGTCGGACATACAAATAAACGCGAATATTGTGAGCGGAAAATTTCCTTTTGTTTAGTTATCTGTGCGCTGAAATCGTGCTGAGCCCCAAACAGAACGCTGGAGAGGTAGAATGGGCAGGCAGGCTGGGAGAGAGGCTTGCAAATCCTTGTCCTTGGCTGGCTAAGACATTTCCTTTCTGTGTATTTCTCTGTCAGTAAATGAAGTGCAAATTATGCCAacggccaggccaggccagtgCACGAAAAAGCGCAGAAAACAAAGGCGCTGAACAAGCGCCTACACACTTGCgccgaaaagtatgcaataCATTTTGTGTAAACatggaaacggaaatgggTAAATGCGGAGAGGAAGCCTGTGGCTATGAGGACGATGGGGGCTTGGGTGGGATTACATGGCAAAGCATAACTTTATTGAGGTTGGCCTGGATCACACCTCCCACCATGCCCTTCTCCTGCCGTACCGAATGGCTTGCGCGTGGCATTGTCAGCAAAATCGGCGCCATTTTAAATGGTCGCGTGTGGTCCGTAGTTTGTGGCAACCTCGGATTGGAGCATGCCCCTTATGGTGGGAAAGCCGCATGGCTCCACATCTTGTTGCGCCTTTGTCCATGTACCACGGTCAATGTTCGAGGTCTGGCCAATGCCAGCCTGACGTCAGCGGCCTCCAAAGCCCGACTCCACTCCATCCAGCACAAACTCCACAGCGACCCAAGGCCAAACAAATGGGCGTCCAATGTCGCGTGACGCACAAGGCTATTGAGTCCttcgattgttgttgctgccgttttTCTAGCTTAGATGAATTTCTTTTGGCTGGCAAGTCTTACGAGCATTGTTTGCCTTGTCACGTGTTTGCTCAGCCAATTAGAGTTATGGTGAGACAAAAAAACGACAAAATGGCAGAGCTTTCGATGAAAAGCTTTCACTTAGTGTGGGCATGAACCTTGATAGAGAACTTTCTGGTGGGTGACAGTAGCGGCCCAGTTAAATGGGGATAATGGGCCCATTTGAGGGctaatttatattaatttattccAATCGTTTTCAGCAGTGATTTCTTTGGTGATTTAGAGGGTTGAGAGACTAAAATTACACATAAATATTATATGTTTTCGGCATAAATGGAGTCTCGCTTGCCCATTGACCATATTCTGGTTTAACATATAAAATCGGATTGGTTTTcacttattttatttattattttcttgtaGTGTCTTGGTTCTTGATTAAAGTTAAAAGATTGTTAACAAACTGAATTCCCGTTCTCGGAGCTTTGACTAGAAGGCACACACGAAGCAATACAACGACACTCGGAGCACAGCGGAGCTAGAATCGTGTGATCTTGTTGCTTTCGGGCGATGGAGGCAGCGAGGAGAGCGATGAACGCGAAGGACTATGCTGCGGTCGAGGTGGAGGACGTTGGGGATTGATGTTGGCATTAGCCTGGCGGAGATTGGCGAAGAACTGCTGTCGTCGTGGCCCACCGCCACGCAAGGGTAACGTTGGGATCTCGCTGGGCGACTGATGGTTCATCTCCTCCTGCGAACAGTGACGCATGGCGGGATTCACGCACTCATAGACGCTCtagaataaattaaaataaagagCATTTATACAATTGAATAGATATTTCCATTGACACACACCTGCTCTGAGGAATACTGATTGTTTTGGGCAAATGCCAGCGAGGTGAGCGATGGCAGGGCCTGGGCAATGTCCGAGCGTTCTATACCGCGCACAATTAGGAAAGAGCGCGGTATCAGAATGCCCACAAGTACGGCCCAGCCCGAGGCCTGCAGTCCCAGCGGAATGGCAGCATCCCTCCACTCGTCGCCGAACAGGGAGAGGACAATCCAAGCGACCCAAATGACCAAGATGAGAATAGCCCCGATGACAATGAGTATGCCCTCGCGATAGTTCCGCTGCGAGCGATATATGAAGGGGATCAGGGCCGCCAcgcagcagagcagcacaAAGTCGTAGGACAACAAGCCCCACAGCCAGTGGCCATAGTAGAGATTCTCGCAAGACACCGCCTCCGAGGCCACATGCATCACGACCAGCAGCTGTACAGACATCCCCACCTGGACGAACACGCTGAAGGCACAAATCACGGCTTGTATATAACCGTTGACGTGGGACAGGAAGCCACCTTCAGAACCAGTGGAGGCCAGCATCAAAGCCCTGCAAAGAAGCAGCGAGAACACAAAGCAGTATACCAGAGACATGATGAACACCCGAACCGCACACAGCGTGTTGAGGGTCTGAGCATCCTCGAAGGTTACGTGGGAGTTACGCTGCTCACCCACATACTCAATGGAGAAGGGGACAAACGAGCAGAAGACCAGGATCAGcgagagcagcaggaggatcGAGGTCACTGGATTGCCTTCGAAGACATCGCCAACCGAAATGCGCACCACAATGAACACCAAAATGGCCAGCGTGGCTATCAGGCCCAAGATGGCGGCCGTCAGTCCCGTTGCCACCCAAGTGTCCACTTTGAGGCGCCAAAACATGACCGACTCGCCGTCGAAGAGGAACGGATAGCGCCGGTTGTCGCCAGCGCTGTACTGACAATTGAACACCTGACCGAACTTCGTCTTCAGCTCCAGGCTAGTACTATTGTCCCGGTTGTAGTGGTAGTAGGTGGTCACGTTGCTCACTAAGTTTTGCGAGGCGATCTCCCGAAGCTCTGTGCGGGACTCCCCGGTGATCTTGTCGAGGGTCTGCACCTTCTTCTGGTACATCTGGAAATTCATGGATGTGGTGAGCTTGCGCataagcagcagcgacagaatCTCCGCAGTCTCATGCGCCTGACGGTACTCGGACGTGCGCCAGTCTTCGATGAAGTTGAGGAAATTAAAGCAGCTCTCCAGCACATACATTTCCCCATCCCGTTTGCAGTGCTTGGCCAGCGAGCCGCGCAACCAGTGCATCAGATCCACCAAAGGATCCGCAAAGCTGAGAACTCTCGAGGGTAGCACACTCTTGCCGATCAGCACCTCGTCCAGGGTGGTTGGCGTGGGGTCCAGTTCGCTGGTGGTGCCCAGGTCTATTTCGTTTTCCATCAGAATGAAGGCTTTGTTGGGAAGATCTGTTGAGAAGAAAAGAGATGAGagattttaaaatttaattagctTATTTGTGCAATGTCAATTAAACACTTTTCGtctttgaaatttaattaaaatcagcTGGTACCGGGTATCAAACAGTCGTTATTTCGACTATAGAAATCTCCAAGGCATTTTTCTTTGTATTCACCTGCCAAGAACTCATCATCCGTGCGGTCGGTGGGCACCGCAAACAGGGTTCCATTCTCCTTAAAATGGCTCGCCATCTTGTTGCCAAACAAAATGTAGACATTGTCGTCGCTCTTGAAGTGCATTAGACACATGTGCTCCTGACGGGCGGCCTCCATGAATTCATTGTACATCTCCAGGTTCTCGGTTGCAATCTCAACAGATGCTATTTTCTCGCCCCAGGGCATCTGATGCAACAAATGTGCCACCTTGGGGAAGAGGTAGGCGCGAGTTGCTGATATGGGCCAGATATTGTACTCGAGGTCCTTGATAACTGACTCGAGCTGCTTGTACAGTTCAAAGTCCATGAAGATACCCATGGAGTACTGAGTGCACTGCTGCAGATATTGAACCTCCTGCAGGAGAATGCTCTCGGCCAGACTGTCGTTATCAATATTGATGGCACGAAGTCCTAAGGATAAGGAGGGTATTTTACAAGTTATTTCACAATCTGTATGGATGGTTCACCTATTTCAAAATCTGCATTTATGAGATTCGCTTGGTTCACTCGGTTGACTACAAAGAGGGCCGAGATGGGATCCTTGGTTAAGACACTGAGCATCACATCGCCCTCTATAATCTGGACGAATTCATCTTGACTTCGGATGAGGGTTCCCTCGTCCGGACTGTTGATTGTCAACTGCAGTCCATTGAGACATATCTCTGGCACTAAGCTGGCTGTTGTGCCACTGCTACTCCCACTACTGCTGCTCTCCTCCGTTGTGGATGAGATAAGTGGGGCCAGCAGGCCCTCACCCGGACTGGAGGAGGCTCCGTCATCGGTTGTGGGCGCTTCCGTGGTGGTGGTTGCCTTggatgtgctgctgcttggcttCGGCTGCGGTGACGTTGGTTGTGGCTTGGTGATTCGCAGAGGAGCAGATTTCCTAGTGGGTGATGATGACACCTCCACTCCATGGCAATCGAAGATACAGAGTAGTGTGATTAGGACACAGAAGAGCGCTAGATATTGATAATGAAATGTTGTCGTTAAAAGTATGTATTTCACAACgcattaaattattttatagcAGGCTCTTGGAATGAATGTAATTTCTTTATGTAAATGTATAATTGGCCTCTTAAGTGGTCGCCATTATCCCCCCCTCTTGCTCCATTGCTCTCCATTTCTTTGAAGCTCTTTTCCATTCTTCTTTCTTTGTGCAGTACTCACCCAATTGTAATGGCCTCCTCGAACCAGACTGCCACGGACTCATGACCTTCCTGCTTCAAGTTGTATGCTTTTTAATTTCACAAAAAATGCTCGTCGATTTTTTCAGTCTTTGTCTCTTTTAACATTTACGGATAATTATTAGCATTTTATATCCACACTAAAAACACAGAGAGGAAACTTTAAGTTGGGATTTGACAATGAAACACACGAGGGCAGGCAGGCGAGTGCTGGTTGAACACGACTTTGAATCGTTATGCGAACTTTTGCAGAATCCTAATTTTAGCTATTGTCACTTTTCCTTGCCACTTCAACCATTTGCCGCCGCTCAGTGCCGCGTTGCGTTGAGAGTGTTGCACTTTAATCGCATTAAAAATTGTCACACtaacacagagacagagagagagagggagagagaaggagagactTTGGCTTGGCACAGTTTCCTCGCCGCCGCTTTTCCCGACTCTTCGTGATTTTTCCACACTATCAGTGTAAAGTAATGCGgtggaaaatatttctttttctcatattctttCACTTCTGCGGTGCGCCGTGAAAGAAAATCAATAGTATTTCTTTTAGCAAAATTCCTTATTTCACTTTTTCACATCGATTCGCGCACTCTTGTTGCTACTGAACCATCTGACAGTGTGGGCCACATTAATTTCGGTTTGAGCCAAGGcaaaaaacagcaaataaaaagaataaaaatgtTGGAAACGCCTCAGTGATTTTAGGGTCAATTAAACGTTTCACGTTTTATATTTGTCCACTGAGGTACGCAGCCCCCACAGACAGAATGCTGTATGTATTTTTTCGTGATCGTTCTGTGGACAATCAATTTGATTTGGGTGCAGTGCATTGCAATTGCTGGACAAAAGAGTACGGAATCAACGCTGCAATTATGTTCTATTGGCttttttattccatttctgtttttttttctccgcTTGAACCCACCCTCGAGGCAGGCAACACGGAACACGGAACACCGATGTGGCAATGTTTTGCACCTGTTTTggctgttttgttttgactAACTTAACTTAGACCGGGCACTGGCTCGTTGTTATGGTTATTGGCTCGAACCGTCACTCAACATTGAGTGGTTTCCTCGCCGCCACACTGTGCCGTGTTTCATAATTATAAGAACAAATATGTACGGCACCGTGGAACGCAACAACCCCTGATACGAACCGAGCCTGCCTCGAAGCCAGTTCAAATATTGGTCATTGCAATTAGTCGATTCATTGAAGAAAGTTTCGGGTTGCACAAGCGAAGGGTGAAAGGTGGGTGGCCTGTCATAGGTGCTCGTGGAGAAGTAATTATAATTGGAGAGCCTTTGACAGCATTCCCAATATTACCAATCGAAATTTACGCTTCGAACAAGCAGCTAGAATACCCCTAGAAACGGTCATCCTTGGCTATTAACCAACCACAGAGACagcaaacagacagacagtcggacagccagacagacagacagacagacctgAGCTTTGACATTGGCAAAGTGCGGACTACAGTATGGCGCATTTCCGGTTTTCGGGCTTTTGCATAACACTTTTAATTAATgtcaaaagcaacagcagtcgAAAAACTACAAATTGCATTTAGTCACTTTCCTCTCCCCACGGGAATGTTGCGTAAGTTTAATTCACAAAGCTCTGTCCCGGCTGTCAGAAAGTCCACTTTTAATTACTGTTTGGGGGCGAATCGAGGCAATTTTCAGGCACCACTTGCTAGTTTTTTAGTGCAACTTTTGTAATATTCAAAAAACAAATTGCACTCTGCACACACGCACCAATATGTCGCCTCTAGACCACGTTCACGTCCCAACTGTTTTTGGTCAGCAGCAGAGGTGGAAGAACTGGCAGAACTGGCCGAACCGTGGCCGCCGTAAGCCCATAAAAATGCAGCTGCAGGTTAACCAGGGCCGGGCTAAGGGTTAGTGGGGGTAGTTGGGTCTTGCTCTTCACTCCTTCCACTCTTTAACATACGGCGCACAGAGGGAAAAAAACACTACGTGGAATAGCCTGGAATCCAATAATATTCGATCGTGAAAAGCAAATATGTTTCACCCATTATTAATCTGGAATTTCTCGTGCCATCTTAACGTGTTAGAAGAAGTATAGTTATAGACTGGTTCCATACGCTATATGTATACTCCTGATTTTTGTCAGTGCAGCTATTTATGTGTAGTTTTGGTGTCAGCTCGGGTTCAGCCTTATGTTATTTTTGCAGTCAATATAATACAGTTATTAGTGACACCAATGCACATTACTTGACTGCGACTGGGATTGGTGTGGGTCATATAGGTCAGCCGGTGTGCCGGGCTTAACACAAAATCAATTTGCTTTTTCTTGTATTTGTTATTACAATTTGGAACACTTGGAAATATAGATAACATGAATTTCACCCtaattttaatgaatattttggAAACTACCTAGAGAgtactttttcttttctgctatGTCATTGaaacaattgaaattttgTGGCAGCCGAATACAGTcttaaaacaaataaactgGGATTGTACTCAGGAAAAATAATTAGAAAGACATCGATACTGTCCGTGCTTCTGATCTGGTGCGAGACTTCTTTTCAAGGGATGTGGTTGTAAAAGTGGTCATGGGTATGGATCTATTGCCCATCCCCGGCTCCATTGTTGGGCTGCCTGCGGAACGAGTTGACTGCCGCGGGCCCCCGAGAGGTGATCGCGCCTCTGGGGTACGGCATGCCGCAGTCGTCGTCACTGCAAGAGGAAATCTCTTCGGAGGAGACCGGAAAGTCTTCCAATTCGGAGTAGGCCTCGTCCATGCTGTCCCCCTGCATCTCACACTCGTTTTCATCGTTAGTCTTCTTGTCCCTCTGAGAGCCAGAGGCGCTGCGGGGCGCAGCCTTGTTCTCGGCGCCCCCTAGTCCGGCATTCGATTTGGCCTTTGCAACCAAGCTTGCCTCCAGATTCGCAAACGCATCGGGTGGCATCTGGTTGCCCATATCGTTGAGCTGCATCTTTGTGCAGAAGCGTTGTATGTGCCCCAACACTTCGGCCACTTTCAGTTGCGAGGACTGACCGAGGCTCTGATCCGATGACGATTTGTGCGGCTCAgggttctgctgctggtgcagcgCTTTCGAAGTGTTGCGGTATGCACAAGGGTTCTGCACCTTGTTGGTGTTGCTTGTGGACATCTTGCCAGTGCTGGAATGCTTGGGCGCCTTACTGTTGAGCTTCTGGTTGGACATTGGACGGGCGTGCCCCCCAAGAAAGGGGGCACTTCCAATGGcagcaacattttgttgcGATGGATTGGTAGTGGTTGGATCTGTGGGGGGATTGGTGCCCAGCATTGCTTGGTGCTGGAAGTACATCTTGTCGTACTCCGACTTCATGCACAGATACCGGAAGTGGCGAGAGTTCTCCTCGCCATAGTGAACGAGCTCTGAGGGATGGCATAGAATGGTTAAGGATTATCTTCTAGACTCGAATCGCGGAGAACCTACTGCTGGTAACCGCCTCCTTCAGCTTGTTCAGTTGGTCGTTTGTCTGCTTGAGCTCCCCTGAAAAGCGTTCGATCTTGCTGCCAAGATCTCGGAAGTTCTTGAACAGGGCATCGTTGATTTTGTTCTAAGTTTAATTGGTGGAATATAGTGATAGTAGGGAAATGAGTCGATCGATCACTTACCCCTATGGCTGTCTGGACAGTCTGGCGGATCAACTCGAAGAACTCTTCGGGATCATCGTCCTTGTCGTCATCATCGGCGGCACTCACCTGGGGCTGGCCCGACGACTGCGACTGACGCGGACACGTATGTTGGTGTGCGTGTGGATGGGAGTGTTGATGCTGATGTGGCACattctgatgctgatgcttgctgtggctgtgatgGGTCAATTGTTGCTGATGTAGCTGGTGCTGGGGCGGATGCGGCATCGGCGCCATCTGGAGCggcatctccatctgcatgTGGTGTGCTGCTGAATGTTGGTGCGAGCGGCGTTTGTTGATCGAACCGCTGGTCCCATTGGGGAGGATTATCTCCTTGTCGGAGATATCCGTGGCCCCGTTGTTGTTGGTAACTTCTAATGTGCCATAGTTGGAACGCTGTGTGACGGACTTGCTGATGGCGCGGCGTTGCTGATGCGATTGCTCTTTTGACTTGCCCAAGTTGTAGACACTGTTGTTGGCCTTGCCGTCGGGCAGGGCGAAGTGAGCTACCTTCTGTCCTTGGGGCTGACGTCCGGTCATCTTGCCGGTCGTGTTGCCACGCCTCGAGCTCATGGCGTATGGCGAcggctgggggtgggggtgggtaGTGGGCATCAGATGAGCCTGGGACGAGTGCACTAGAATGCTGGGGTTATTCCGCAAGTTGCTGGCCGTCAGGGGAAGATTCGTCTGAATGTAGTAGTCGTTGTCAGTCACAAAGCTGCGCTGAATACGTGAGTCTGGCGGGCGCAAGAGTCCCAATCCCCCACCGCCGACTGATGGATTGCGTCCGCTCTTCTGCGCGCCCGATCTGGAGGTACCCCCTTGGGGCATGGCCTGCGATTTGACCGGATGGATAGGATCCATCTTCGCGCCATATAGCTCTTCGATCCCCTTGCGACGACTGGAACGtactattttcattttcaggTAGTTGTTTcttaaaaatggaaaacttttgacccTCTTGCGCGAGTTCTGTTTTCGTTTGTTTCTATAATAAGCGTAAAAGTTTCtgaattttcaaaatattcttTTGTAAAATTTTGTTGATTTACATTTAGTATGTTGTTTCATCCGATGACTTAGCTGTTATGGTTACGAGCAGGCAGACACAGAACGGAAGTGGGAGAGCCTACTTGATGAATAAAATGtgaataaaattattttaaataaatagtAGTATGGGTGTGTAGATACGGTAAATAACTGATCTAAGCAACATTTTCGAATTACATTTACTGTATGGCATGGCATCCTTTCTGTTTCAAACAGGGTTGCATTGACACTGCGTCGTCGTAGTATTGAAAGTAGTAATTATCGAAATCGGTTATCGAAAGGAAACCTTGACAAGTGCATGTAGTAGAAATGACTTTGATTTGCAGCGTTTCGGTATCCGTTGCTTCTtccaaagtaaataaatattgatggAGAtcttataaattaattattaccCAGTTTTCAGCGAAACAAAGATTAATTAACTCAAAGTGTATTCCGATTGATTAAGCAGTGCACAATTTCACACCTTTCATCCATATTCCCTTCGATTCATTATTCATGCCGTTCACTCGTGCTGGGGGGAGACTTCCTCCCCATAAATCTGTTTACCTTTTGCCGCTCCACTAGCCGTGAAAGGCAATGGCACAGACCAAAGACCGCAGAGGAACAGACCAATGTTCGGTTCAATGTTTGCGACTGCCATTCATTGACTTTTTGCCGGAAATATTTGTGTGATTTGATGTCAAATCAAAATGCTAATgagcctctgcttctgccccagCTCTGGTTCTCTGTTGCAGCTGATTGCGACGGTGACTTCTCGGTTGGGAAGTGGTTCATTCGCTTCTTGGCAGAGCATACAAAAttattacaaatatttatccGATTATTTACCTTTGAACCGCCTTCGGTGGGTGCGTGTACGTCTTCGAGATGTATCCGAGGCGAAGGATTCGACAGCTGAGTCGCGTGGCTCGAATCCTTAAGTACCCAACTTTCTGGCGAGCTAGCTTTAAGGCCCGCAGCCTAAAGTCTACGAGTCTGGACTTCCAAAAATAGACCGCTTGCCCTCAGGTTACAGACACTTAAGACGTACTCGTTtaataaaactgaaaataaaggcaaagaaaacgaaaggaaaaagGGAAAGGGCTCAATAAAGCGTTGGCGGAGACCCTTTAAAAATTGGGTCAACTGTCGCCGGGACTGTGCCTTGAAACAAAAGACCCAAGGAATGTTGCATTCTACACCCATTCCGAAACCATTTCTCTTGCCCATGATGGCCCCATTATGCAAATTGCGTATACGACGTGTGTGCGTGAGGGgtggcatgggcatgggcatgggcat contains:
- the LOC4802219 gene encoding lateral signaling target protein 2 homolog — protein: MKIVRSSRRKGIEELYGAKMDPIHPVKSQAMPQGGTSRSGAQKSGRNPSVGGGGLGLLRPPDSRIQRSFVTDNDYYIQTNLPLTASNLRNNPSILVHSSQAHLMPTTHPHPQPSPYAMSSRRGNTTGKMTGRQPQGQKVAHFALPDGKANNSVYNLGKSKEQSHQQRRAISKSVTQRSNYGTLEVTNNNGATDISDKEIILPNGTSGSINKRRSHQHSAAHHMQMEMPLQMAPMPHPPQHQLHQQQLTHHSHSKHQHQNVPHQHQHSHPHAHQHTCPRQSQSSGQPQVSAADDDDKDDDPEEFFELIRQTVQTAIGNKINDALFKNFRDLGSKIERFSGELKQTNDQLNKLKEAVTSKLVHYGEENSRHFRYLCMKSEYDKMYFQHQAMLGTNPPTDPTTTNPSQQNVAAIGSAPFLGGHARPMSNQKLNSKAPKHSSTGKMSTSNTNKVQNPCAYRNTSKALHQQQNPEPHKSSSDQSLGQSSQLKVAEVLGHIQRFCTKMQLNDMGNQMPPDAFANLEASLVAKAKSNAGLGGAENKAAPRSASGSQRDKKTNDENECEMQGDSMDEAYSELEDFPVSSEEISSCSDDDCGMPYPRGAITSRGPAAVNSFRRQPNNGAGDGQ
- the boss gene encoding protein bride of sevenless codes for the protein MSPWQSGSRRPLQLALFCVLITLLCIFDCHGVEVSSSPTRKSAPLRITKPQPTSPQPKPSSSTSKATTTTEAPTTDDGASSSPGEGLLAPLISSTTEESSSSGSSSGTTASLVPEICLNGLQLTINSPDEGTLIRSQDEFVQIIEGDVMLSVLTKDPISALFVVNRVNQANLINADFEIGLRAINIDNDSLAESILLQEVQYLQQCTQYSMGIFMDFELYKQLESVIKDLEYNIWPISATRAYLFPKVAHLLHQMPWGEKIASVEIATENLEMYNEFMEAARQEHMCLMHFKSDDNVYILFGNKMASHFKENGTLFAVPTDRTDDEFLADLPNKAFILMENEIDLGTTSELDPTPTTLDEVLIGKSVLPSRVLSFADPLVDLMHWLRGSLAKHCKRDGEMYVLESCFNFLNFIEDWRTSEYRQAHETAEILSLLLMRKLTTSMNFQMYQKKVQTLDKITGESRTELREIASQNLVSNVTTYYHYNRDNSTSLELKTKFGQVFNCQYSAGDNRRYPFLFDGESVMFWRLKVDTWVATGLTAAILGLIATLAILVFIVVRISVGDVFEGNPVTSILLLLSLILVFCSFVPFSIEYVGEQRNSHVTFEDAQTLNTLCAVRVFIMSLVYCFVFSLLLCRALMLASTGSEGGFLSHVNGYIQAVICAFSVFVQVGMSVQLLVVMHVASEAVSCENLYYGHWLWGLLSYDFVLLCCVAALIPFIYRSQRNYREGILIVIGAILILVIWVAWIVLSLFGDEWRDAAIPLGLQASGWAVLVGILIPRSFLIVRGIERSDIAQALPSLTSLAFAQNNQYSSEQSVYECVNPAMRHCSQEEMNHQSPSEIPTLPLRGGGPRRQQFFANLRQANANINPQRPPPRPQHSPSRSSLSSLPPSPESNKITRF